One Dunckerocampus dactyliophorus isolate RoL2022-P2 chromosome 18, RoL_Ddac_1.1, whole genome shotgun sequence genomic region harbors:
- the tcf20 gene encoding transcription factor 20 isoform X3 codes for MQNFSNSPAPHSLPAGFSGRGGGGPPYPTQPAEPQVSPRMADDYAGMQQQSLHRGLPHASQVSPMLAYNARNRGTVEPPPTQGNLHSGNGNNLYRKDTMDYYFSMGGKDRNRRGGLVYGSGFGYPNIDGHIPPQYRHSGSGSVLSSGVMSQYSVDYGPSTGSGGGSGAFSPRQYSVSQNAAMQAMTASQSRQPGQTFSPVHHGQQHRSYPTSVHRMTPQYPQYSPQAGASTGSSGMYSPPPQRYLDGTTNTSFDPKVNSSHSVNPSANSASGSVASNNMGPVENVQQRYLASNYAGYSPQTHPLLKQVTLQHHNSQHSSGVGYDSPLKMQQQGPSPGSVYGKHHQPSNPNIPIAASEELAKSPMHANSQQSQMHQNLSPISNPSPAASAVHSPSCSSTPSPLMGVSETYVNPSGPSHPPTSNVHSSHGHRLMQVVSQLSPTPNSNSSISSCGSSGSHKGHNLTTVGINSIPPTSCKKIGVGSGLGGSPVGKMQDAGLNSLNALSSQVANLPNTVQHMTLTDNMLLQKKGKDGQMQQATHGVPSLQPRSRNASAASSTGTAKDAVGVGDGAGLDPVTAEDSSYMSVGTSSETKTEQEDHLIEVEHTRRRQLSGASSGSEPYFYHTPSQTQAQTSVNAKTFTCKSPPKEIVSKANEDLVASSSASSSSECQPTETDLKSHSKPTVSSSRSCNIPPAQPNCVSHTSLVNNTPKGGHKKSTEVTNERIKTEHEDGVEKMEKGNSQMLRGGESITKYGQDKENRLHTASTAHNESEQKPASEEQQSVGVIVSARSEGSHFEKGKQPQDLCLKEKQAQSYLKESTSYNGEEGIDLSRYSSRYPKSNIEQVQNVAQFGSHKYSFVESTYGSDLSVMNKGRTGPAGVMESSSRDYQQSHSGYGPEHSKDMRSVTEAFGKKGQTAGTKGQEDNSQVHQFPSLLQEVLQGYNLDRRYGRPEQPFPAHIQVQQQFQTRYPYGLLENMRMADGGANDTLTQIGKPQHPNHRLENKPSFVMHPQSSMKSEAAITKILQNAAKNEGDFSEDNLPQASDTQPIQPKHINLADYSLPQRKMSNASTMSSAVQELLLQDPEPLKGCTGQTESQKSERRSVICDVSPNRRSTPERDRESNREREKNQSAASVIQQPFSSTASVNDLNKNDVLEKKVVKIETASKETGPNADFHGSGGTNETDMEYHSKSIVPNSDPYRHMPHPLSSNPLSSPPRRQSYLQGVDLSTGDANSFPGYRLADTRESNIMPHGSPHFPSHHPYHSLSLQTQANKLQMYPHPRGPLQHSHEINDWVKAMNRSAKDMMMMPVSSPGRHKVIPSEHRQRIIPQTDMHSEQHGTKTLLLQQSGYYDMKMWESTHPGREGTRVIEGDSCYRTQPPPPPSSVPGGSEGIFPYPKAHGPNPAEHEETKRPPCNSAKPQTDLTSARPQVQRQTKSGGPGETNPLILRRRVRSFISPIPAKRLLQDASQQRGATNSHHSPGAHTESNHHNEDESSCSDIPRLSSPLLSDNAFPKSLSPSSCNTKAFPPKKGRGLKLEAIVQKISPSVTKPASNADDGTNHYPGFTPTAIPTFSDSQDHDISHYPRVSGGDDAFMEDNRSINDMMPFRGVDETAYPCEPHQTTQTLKQKDFDFGLGASVVSASGEKEDFALLGPLPPPPPLPRPVQGSPPPSSSALSDIQHFTNTYQQLETRRGEQSAANLLRQKLQESGMGFDDYTGSDYYRTTSPHHSQSQGQALSRHQMSSARPNLSAQDSKSLDSTVPKGYFPSGKKKGRPVGSVNKQKRAQNQGQAQGLIQSQAQAQNTNLNSSQPPLTPITAAPIISETVPTPSSTEASATTSVLESKSTPPLTPPILTQVVKVDVESEPVQPEIEVKPVRRRRKGLKDEDGSPERRGRQRVRRGGPAATQSATRDETDTHLGAKGGNGANKAFLDPNLKGLFIPHIHVENKIPEIGAVCTIVNAEDDKLKGERSAVGGKAGVSGIDSLPAATLSSNLSKRESERREMDEVETTLQSGKALPSSGYVVSGPALTETKHSGRQLCCLCQKWANYKHLGDLYGPYYPAEYAAKLPKNQPQVRQCQTTTGTIKTGPNSDLGSNPLSTFQHSQTQQAPMSRPTVMSNCTVSLDSNLKSLSTAVRAASSLANNEDMTGQPSATAFSYTSSYSKNTSLTWDMNLDIRPIPKLKREPDFETEQQQFPTLQQQHPADEPQQRPQHRKLTSHPRFKRRHKSSEDSPRMVPSNSKASLPFQPPPPALDSLGPLAQLAQLPQMPMDPEELWVHEGCIVWTSGVYLVNGRLYGLQEALDGARETSCSYCEMVGSTLGCYSKGCTLRYHYLCAIESDCSLNEDNFSLRCPKHKVTQGARPAKLVYLEQSERG; via the exons ATGCAGAATTTTTCTAATAGCCCTGCCCCCCATTCTCTCCCCGCCGGCTTTAGCGGGAGGGGTGGAGGAGGACCTCCATATCCTACTCAACCAGCAGAGCCCCAGGTCTCACCAAGGATGGCGGATGATTATGCAGGGATGCAACAGCAGAGCCTGCACAGAGGCCTTCCACACGCCAGTCAAGTCAGCCCCATGCTTGCTTATAATGCTCGAAACAGAGGGACTGTAGAGCCACCACCAACACAGGGTAACCTTCATAGTGGCAACGGCAACAACCTTTACAGGAAGGACACAatggattattatttttcaatggGTGGGAAGGACAGGAACAGAAGAGGAGGCCTGGTCTACGGGTCAGGATTTGGATATCCTAATATCGATGGACACATACCGCCCCAGTACAGACATTCTGGTTCTGGATCTGTGTTATCATCTGGAGTCATGTCACAATATTCAGTAGACTATGGGCCCAGTACTGGTTCAGGTGGAGGATCCGGAGCATTCTCTCCTCGTCAGTACAGCGTGAGTCAGAATGCTGCAATGCAGGCTATGACGGCTTCTCAGAGTCGCCAACCTGGACAAACATTTTCTCCAGTCCACCATGGGCAACAGCATAGGAGTTATCCAACCTCTGTGCACAGAATGACCCCTCAGTACCCACAGTACTCTCCACAGGCTGGAGCATCCACAGGGTCATCAGGAATGTACAGCCCCCCTCCACAGAGATATCTTGATGGGACTACTAACACCAGTTTTGATCCCAAAGTCAACAGTTCTCACAGTGTCAACCCAAGTGCAAACTCTGCCTCCGGTTCAGTTGCTAGTAACAATATGGGGCCAGTGGAGAATGTTCAACAGCGTTACCTTGCCTCAAATTATGCTGGATATTCCCCACAGACGCATCCACTTCTCAAGCAAGTCACACTACAGCACCACAACTCTCAGCACAGTTCAGGTGTGGGTTATGACAGCCCACTGAAAATGCAGCAGCAGGGCCCATCTCCAGGCTCTGTATATGGTAAACATCACCAACCGTCCAACCCCAATATACCTATTGCAGCATCTGAAGAACTTGCCAAATCCCCAATGCATGCTAATTCTCAACAAAGCCAGATGCACCAAAACCTCAGCCCAATATCCAACCCTTCCCCAGCTGCATCTGCAGTACATTCCCCCAGTTGTAGCTCCACACCTTCCCCTTTGATGGGTGTTTCAGAGACATATGTAAACCCCTCTGGTCCCTCCCATCCTCCCACATCTAATGTCCATAGCAGCCACGGTCATAGATTAATGCAGGTTGTGTCACAGTTAAGTCCAACGCCCAACTCAAATAGTAGCATCAGTAGTTGTGGTAGCAGTGGCAGTCACAAAGGTCATAACCTCACCACTGTTGGCATAAACAGCATCCCACCAACAAGCTGCAAAAAAATAGGTGTAGGATCAGGGCTTGGAGGCTCTCCAGTTGGGAAAATGCAAGATGCAGGACTGAATAGTCTTAATGCTCTGAGCTCCCAAGTAGCCAATTTACCAAACACAGTTCAACATATGACACTTACTGACAATATGCTCTTACAGAAGAAAGGGAAAGATGGACAGATGCAACAAGCAACGCATGGTGTTCCCTCATTGCAACCAAGGAGTAGAAATGCAAGTGCGGCCTCAAGCACGGGCACAGCTAAAGATGCAGTGGGAGTTGGTGATGGCGCAGGTTTAGACCCTGTTACTGCTGAAGACTCATCTTATATGTCAGTCGGGACCTCATCAGAGACCAAGACAGAGCAAGAGGATCATTTAATAGAGGTGGAACATACAAGACGGAGGCAACTAAGTGGTGCAAGTAGCGGGTCTGAACCATATTTTTACCATACTCCAAGTCAAACCCAGGCACAAACATCAGTAAATGCCAAAACGTTCACTTGCAAGTCACCACCAAAAGAAATTGTTTCAAAAGCAAATGAAGATCTTGTCGCTTCTTCATCAGCATCTTCCTCTTCTGAGTGTCAGCCAACAGAGACCGACCTAAAATCACATTCAAAACCGACAGTCTCCTCATCCAGGTCCTGTAATATTCCTCCTGCCCAGCCAAACTGTGTTTCACACACTAGTTTAGTAAATAATACTCCAAAAGGTGGCCATAAGAAAAGTACAGAAGTAACAAATGAACGCATCAAAACTGAACACGAAGATGGGGTTGAGAAGATGGAGAAGGGAAATAGCCAAATGTTGCGTGGTGGAGAAAGCATCACAAAATATGGCCAGGACAAAGAAAATAGGTTGCACACCGCATCCACTGCACACAATGAGAGTGAACAAAAACCTGCATCTGAAGAACAGCAAAGCGTTGGTGTGATTGTTTCAGCACGTTCTGAGGGAAGCCATTTCGAAAAAGGCAAACAACCGCAAGATCTCTGTCTGAAGGAGAAGCAGGCACAGTCTTACTTGAAAGAGTCAACTAGTTATAATGGAGAGGAAGGTATTGATCTGAGTCGGTATTCGTCTCGTTACCCCAAATCAAATATTGAACAGGTTCAAAATGTTGCCCAGTTTGGATCACATAAGTATAGTTTTGTAGAGTCAACATATGGCTCAGATTTGTCTGTGATGAACAAAGGAAGGACTGGCCCAGCAGGTGTAATGGAATCGAGTTCCAGAGACTATCAGCAATCTCACTCTGGCTATGGCCCTGAACATTCAAAAGATATGCGCTCTGTAACAGAGGCATTTGGGAAGAAAGGACAAACAGCAGGAACTAAAGGTCAAGAGGACAATTCGCAAGTGCACCAGTTTCCTAGCCTTTTACAAGAAGTTCTTCAAGGTTATAATTTAGACAGACGTTATGGAAGACCAGAACAGCCATTTCCTGCACATATTCAAGTTCAACAACAGTTTCAAACAAGATACCCATATGGTCTGTTAGAAAATATGAGGATGGCGGATGGTGGAGCCAATGATACTTTGACCCAAATTGGAAAGCCGCAACATCCAAATCACAGACTGGAAAATAAACCCAGTTTTGTGATGCATCCTCAATCCTCCATGAAGTCAGAGGCTGCCATCACCAAGATATtgcaaaatgctgcaaaaaatgAGGGCGATTTCTCAGAGGATAATTTACCACAAGCTTCAGACACGCAGCCGATCCAACCAAAGCATATCAACTTAGCGGACTATTCTCTTCCACAAAGAAAAATGTCTAATGCATCCACTATGTCGTCTGCTGTGCAGGAGCTCCTTTTGCAAGATCCTGAGCCACTAAAAGGGTGCACTGGTCAAACAGAATCCCAAAAATCGGAACGGCGCTCAGTCATCTGCGATGTGTCACCAAATCGACGTAGCACACCAGAAAGGGACCGGGAAAGTAACAGAGAGCGAGAGAAAAATCAGAGTGCGGCCTCTGTGATTCAGCAGCCATTTTCTTCCACAGCATCAGTCAATGATCTGAATAAAAATGAcgttttagagaaaaaagtggtaaaaatTGAAACAGCATCCAAAGAGACTGGTCCAAACGCTGATTTTCATGGCAGTGGTGGAACTAATGAAACTGATATGGAATATCATTCAAAATCCATTGTGCCAAATTCTGACCCCTACAGGCACATGCCCCATCCTCTGAGCTCCAATCCTTTATCATCACCACCAAGACGTCAGTCATATCTTCAAGGTGTTGATTTATCAACAGGTGATGCCAACAGTTTTCCTGGTTATCGGCTTGCTGATACAAGAGAAAGCAATATCATGCCACACGGCAGTCCTCATTTTCCTTCCCATCATCCCTACCACAGTTTATCACTCCAGACGCAAGCAAATAAGCTTCAAATGTATCCTCACCCTCGTGGGCcccttcagcattcacatgaaATAAATGATTGGGTGAAAGCAATGAACAGGTCTGCTAAGGATATGATGATGATGCCTGTTTCTTCCCCAGGAAGACATAAAGTCATTCCATCAGAGCACAGACAAAGGATAATCCCTCAGACAGACATGCACAGTGAACAACATGGGACCAAAACTTTGCTCCTTCAGCAAAGCGGATACTATGACATGAAAATGTGGGAGTCAACACACCCTGGAAGAGAGGGTACTAGAGTGATTGAGGGTGACTCTTGCTACAGGACGCAACCACCACCTCCACCATCATCTGTCCCTGGAGGTTCAGAGGGCATTTTCCCTTATCCAAAGGCACATGGTCCAAATCCAGCTGAGCACGAGGAAACTAAACGCCCTCCATGCAACTCTGCTAAACCTCAAACTGACTTAACCTCTGCTCGGCCACAGGTGCAGCGTCAAACGAAGTCTGGGGGGCCTGGAGAGACAAATCCACTTATACTGAGGAGGCGAGTTCGTTCTTTTATCTCCCCTATTCCTGCCAAACGGCTACTCCAGGATGCATCTCAGCAGAGGGGTGCCACAAATTCACATCACTCCCCTGGGGCACACACTGAGTCAAACCATCACAATGAAGACGAGTCATCCTGTTCTGATATTCCACGGCTCTCTTCCCCTTTGCTTAGTGATAATGCCTTTCCGAAATCTCTATCCCCATCAAGTTGTAATACGAAAGCCTTTCCTCCAAAGAAAGGACGCGGTTTGAAACTAGAGGCTATAGTTCAGAAAATATCACCAAGTGTTACAAAGCCTGCAAGCAATGCTGATGATGGAACCAATCATTACCCGGGATTTACTCCCACAGCTATCCCAACGTTTAGTGATTCACAGGACCATGACATAAGCCATTATCCTAGAGTTTCAGGAGGGGATGATGCTTTTATGGAAGACAATCGCTCAATCAATGATATGATGCCCTTCAGAGGAGTTGATGAGACTGCCTACCCATGTGAACCTCACCAGACAACCCAAACTCTCAAACAAAAAGACTTTGACTTTGGATTGGGAGCTTCTGTTGTGTCAGCGTCTGGTGAGAAGGAGGACTTTGCTTTGCTAGGTCCTTTaccacctcctccaccacttCCTCGTCCCGTCCAGGGTTCCCCACCCCCATCTTCATCTGCCCTCTCAGATATTCAACATTTCACCAACACTTACCAGCAGCTTGAGACAAGAAGAGGCGAGCAGTCTGCCGCTAACCTTCTTCGACAGAAACTTCAAGAGTCAGGAATGGGATTCGATGATTATACTGGCAGTGACTATTATAGAACTACCTCACCCCACCATAGCCAATCTCAAGGACAGGCTTTGAGCAGACATCAGATGTCCTCTGCCCGGCCCAATCTGTCTGCACAAGATTCTAAGTCGCTGGACAGTACTGTGCCTAAAGGCTATTTCCCATCTGGCAAGAAGAAGGGCAGGCCAGTTGGGAGTGTGAATAAACAAAAGCGCGCTCAGAACCAAGGCCAGGCACAGGGTCTGATCCAGTCACAAGCCCAAGCTCAAAACACAAATCTGAATTCTTCTCAACCTCCACTAACTCCCATTACAGCTGCCCCCATCATATCAGAAACAGTGCCCACTCCAAGCAGCACAGAAGCTTCTGCAACAACTTCTGTCCTAGAAAGTAAAAGTACTCCTCCTCTAACCCCACCCATTTTAACCCAGGTAGTAAaagtggatgttgagagtgaaCCAGTTCAGCCAGAGATCGAAGTCAAACCTGTGAGAAGGCGGCGCAAAGGTTTGAAAGATGAAGATGGCTCACCAGAAAGGAGAGGGCGTCAAAGGGTAAGAAGAGGAGGACCTGCAGCAACACAATCAGCCACAAGAGATGAGACAGATACACATTTAGGGGCAAAAGGGGGTAATGGCGCAAATAAAGCATTCCTAGATCCAAATCTGAAGGGCCTATTTATTCCACACATACATGTGGAGAACAAAATACCAGAGATTGGGGCAGTGTGCACTATTGTAAATGCTGAGGATGATAAGTTGAAAGGAGAGCGAAGTGCAGTTGGAGGGAAAGCTGGTGTGAGTGGAATCGATTCTCTTCCGGCCGCAACTCTTTCCTCAAATTTATCCAAAAGAGAATCCGAGAGGAGGGAGATGGATGAAGTGGAAACGACACTTCAGTCAGGAAAAGCACTCCCTTCATCTGGCTATGTTGTTTCCGGACCTGCTCTTACAGAAACCAAACACTCTGGCCGCCAACTTTGCTGTCTGTGTCAAAAATGGGCCAATTACAAACACCTTGGAGACCTTTATGGGCCTTACTATCCTGCTGAATATGCTGCAAAGCTCCCCAAGAATCAGCCCCAGGTTAGACAATGTCAAACAACCACAGGCACAATCAAAACTGGACCAAACTCTGACTTGGGCTCAAATCCTTTGAGTACTTTCCAACActcacaaacacaacaagctccGATGAGCAGACCCACAGTGATGAGTAACTGTACCGTTAGCTTAGATTCAAACCTTAAATCTCTTTCTACTGCAGTAAGAGCTGCCAGCTCCTTAGCTAATAATGAAGACATGACTGGCCAGCCCAGTGCCACTGCTTTCTCTTACACCTCCAGCTACAGTAAAAACACATCTCTAACGTGGGACATGAACCTTGATATCAGACCTATCCCAAAGCTAAAGAGAGAGCCAGACTTTGAGACAGAGCAGCAACAGTTTCCAACACTGCAGCAACAGCATCCAGCAGATGAACCCCAGCAACGACCGCAACACCGGAAGCTGACCTCACATCCTCGCTTTAAACGGAGGCACAAATCTAGTGAGGACTCTCCTAGAATGGTACCTTCCAACAGTAAGGCTTCGTTGCCCTTCCAGCCTCCACCGCCAGCTTTGGACTCGCTGGGACCGTTGGCACAACTTGCCCAGTTGCCTCAGATGCCCATGGACCCAGAGGAGTTGTGGGTTCATGAAGGATGCATCGTGTGGACCAGCGGAGTCTACCTTGTCAATGGGAGACTGTATGGCCTGCAGGAGGCACTCGATGGTGCCAGGGAAACG AGCTGTTCATACTGTGAGATGGTCGGCTCTACCCTTGGCTGCTACAGTAAAGGCTGTACACTTCGATACCACTATCTGTGTGCCATTGAATCAG ATTGTTCTCTTAATGAAGATAACTTCTCACTCCGATGTCCGAAGCACAAG GTTACCCAGGGCGCCCGGCCGGCCAAATTGGTGTACTTGGAGCAGTCGGAGAGAGGGTGA